The window GCCGGCGGCGATCGGCTTTTCCCAGGCCGCGGGCATTCCCTTCGAGCTCGGCATCATTCGCAACCATTATGTCGGCCGGACCTTCATCCAGCCCGGCGATTCCATCCGCCACATGGGCGTCAAGCTCAAGCACAACGCCAACCGCCGCATGATCGAGGGCAAGCGCGTGGTGCTGGTCGACGATTCGATCGTGCGCGGCACCACCAGCCAGAAGATCGTGCAGATGGTGCGCGATGCCGGCGCCAGGGAGGTGCACATGCGCATCGCCTCGCCGCCGACCAGCGCGTCCTGCTTCTACGGCGTCGACACGCCGGAGAAATCGAAGCTCTTGGCATCGCGCATGTCGGTGGAAGAGATGGCGGAATTCATCCGCGTCGATTCGCTCGGCTTCCTGTCGATCGACGGACTCTACCGCGCGGTCGGCGAAGCCGGTCGGGACAGCGAGCAACCGCAATTCTGCGACGCCTGCTTCACCGGCCAGTATCCGACCCGCCTGCTCGACTTCGAAGGCCATGACAATGTGCGCACGCTTTCGCTCTTGGCGAACAGCGGGGCGTAAGCCGCAGTATTGTTTTGACGCAATTCCGGACGGAAAAACCGCTACACACTTTTCCTGGAATTGCTCCAGCTCACGGAAATTCTCGCATGACGCTCGACCTCTCCGGCCGCCTCGCGGTCGTCACCGGCGCCTCGCGCGGCATCGGTTATTTCATTGCGAAAGAGCTGGCGGCCGCCGGCGCGCATGTGATCGCGGTGGCACGCACCGTCGGCGGGCTGGAGGAGCTCGACGACCAGATCAAGGCCGAGCGCGCCAGGACCGGCAAGGGCGAAGCCACGCTGGTGCCGCTCGACCTTGCCAACATGGCCGGCATCGACCGGCTGGGCGGCGCCATCCACGAGCGCTGGGGCAAGCTCGACATATTGGTGGCGAACGCCGGCGTGCTCGGCGTCATCTCGCCGATCGGCCATGTCGAAGCGAAAACCTTCGAGAAGGTGATGACCATCAACGTCACCTCGACCTGGCGGCTGATCCGGTCGGTCGACCCGCTGCTCAGGCTCTCCGATGCCGGCCGCGCCATCATCCTGTCGTCCAATGCCGCCCATTCGGCGCGCGCCTTCTGGGCGCCCTACGCGGCTTCCAAGGCGGCCGTCGAGACGATGATGCGCTCCTGGGCGCATGAGACCGAGAGCCTGCCGCTCAGGGTCAATGCCGCCGATCCCGGCGCTACCCGCACGGCGATGCGCGCCCAGGCCATGCCCGGCGAGGATCCGGAGACGCTGCCGCATCCTTCCGAGATCGCCAGGCGCATCGTGCCGCTGGCAAGCCCGGCGCTGAAGGAAACCGGGCTGATCTTCCAAGCCAGGCACAACCGCTTCGTCGCCTACCGGCAGCCGGAATAAAACCTGAGGCGAGCGAAAGACCCTCGGCAAGGTTCTTCGAATACAGGTCATCCGAAGCCGGAGTACCGACATGGGCCGCGGAGCAAGGTCGTTCACGGGTCTGTGACCAGAGCGGTGGAAGCGTGTGCCGCCGCCCTGCTTTCGCCACCGGCGGGGAGTTGCTAGGATCGAACCGACTCCGACATTTCAGCAAAGCGAGGAATTCCCATGGCTGCCACTCCCAGCGTAGCATTGGTCTGGTATCTGGTGATCGCCGGCCCGCAAGGCGGCATGGTGGTGCTGCCCAGCACCTTTGATACCCGCGACCAGTGCACCAACGCCGTCGCCGAATACCAGAAGCAGCCGACACCGGCCGGCTGGGCCGTGCAATGCGTGCCAAGCGCCTCGCCCTTCACCGATGAGGGCGATGCGGAAACGCCATCGGCGCAGTAGTGTAATCTCCCCCCTTGAGGGGGAGATGGCCGGCAGGCCAGAGGGGGTCGCCTCGCGTGGAGCGCCGACCTCTTTCTGAGGTCGGACAACGCCGGCGCTCTACGTGAGACGACCCCCTCTGTCGCCTTCGGCGACATCTCCCCCTCAAGGGGGGAGATCAGCTCGCGCTGACCTTCAACGCCGGTTTCTGGTTGATCGTCTGGAACACCACGCAATAGCGTTCGGTTAGCTTCAGGAGCGAATCGATGCGCTCCTGCGGCTCGTCGGTGTCGAGGTTGAATTTCAGCCGGATTGCGCGAAAGCCAACCGGCACGTCCCTGGCGACGCCCAGCGTGCCGCGAAAATCGAGGTCGCCCTCGGCCTCGACGGTGGCGTTGCCCAGCCTGAACTCCAGCGCCGTCGCCACCGCCTTCAGGGTCACGCCGGCGCAGGCGACCAGCGCTTCCAAAAGCATGTCGCCGGAGCAGAGTTCGAGCCCGGAGCCGCCGGTCGCCGGATGAAGACCCGCCACGGCAAGCGCCCTGCCCGTCTCCACCTTGCAGGCGATCGACTGGTCGTCGAGGCTGCCGCGGGCCCTCAGCGTGATCAGGGCCTGCGAGGCATCCTCGCGGTAGGCCTCCTTGAGCGGCGCCTGCATGGCCTTGAGTGCGGTCGCGTCCATTGTTGCTTCTCCCGTCGGTCTTTGCAGCTTGATAGCACTGTCTTGCAGAGTGCGTGAAGCAAGCGAAGTGGCGGGTTGTTGGATATGCCGGCGGGACAGCGCCCCCCTCTGTCCTGCCGGACATCTCCCCCACTTGGGGGGAGATCAGCCGTCACGCGGACTTTCGCTAATCTGCAACATCGCAGGAGAAGCGCCGGCGCCGGAGCTGCTGATCTCCCCCCTTGTGGGGGAGATGTCCGGCAGGACAGAGGGGGGCGCGAAGGAACGCGGCAGTGGATGTTGATCCCTGTGCCCCCTTTCGCCCGTGCCTTTCCCTTTGACTCCTTTCACATAGGCCATACCTATGCGTGGGTCGTTCCCGTGGAGGCGTCATGCGCATCAGGCTGAAGTTCATCCCCCTCACCCTGCTGTTGCTCGCCGCCTTCGCGCAGCCAAGCTTCGCCGAAACCCCCGAGCGGCCGGCGCCAGCGGGCGGCGTGCTGTCGCTCCTGCCGCCGCCGCAGGTGACCGAGCATTCGATCACTCTGGCCGGGCATAAGCTCGACTACCAGGCCAAGGCAGGCACACTGTCGCTGCTGTCCGGCAAGGGCGATGTGACGGCGGAAATCTTCTATGTCGCCTACACCCAGCAGTCGCCCGCCCCGACGAAGGAGCGTCCGATCACTTTCGTCTTCAACGGCGGCCCGGGCGCGGCATCCGCCTACCTGCATCTTGGCGCGCTCGGACCGCGCATCATCACCACCGCGGCCAATGGCGAATTCCTGCCGTCGCCACAAAAGCTCATCGACAATCCCGACAGCTGGCTCGACATGAGCGACCTCGTCTTCGTCGACCCTGTCGGCACCGGCTACAGCCGCGAGGCG is drawn from Mesorhizobium sp. B1-1-8 and contains these coding sequences:
- a CDS encoding SDR family NAD(P)-dependent oxidoreductase, with translation MTLDLSGRLAVVTGASRGIGYFIAKELAAAGAHVIAVARTVGGLEELDDQIKAERARTGKGEATLVPLDLANMAGIDRLGGAIHERWGKLDILVANAGVLGVISPIGHVEAKTFEKVMTINVTSTWRLIRSVDPLLRLSDAGRAIILSSNAAHSARAFWAPYAASKAAVETMMRSWAHETESLPLRVNAADPGATRTAMRAQAMPGEDPETLPHPSEIARRIVPLASPALKETGLIFQARHNRFVAYRQPE
- a CDS encoding OsmC family protein, translated to MDATALKAMQAPLKEAYREDASQALITLRARGSLDDQSIACKVETGRALAVAGLHPATGGSGLELCSGDMLLEALVACAGVTLKAVATALEFRLGNATVEAEGDLDFRGTLGVARDVPVGFRAIRLKFNLDTDEPQERIDSLLKLTERYCVVFQTINQKPALKVSAS